A section of the Deinococcus taeanensis genome encodes:
- a CDS encoding SRPBCC family protein: MSESIHIKQTIVVRSRPDVLYRLALEPRRRVKWDPNLVKAEYEGEGGRLTNNALVRFKFARRLLGLSFSARYGQLQAPQRGGWESVRHVGPLEKLTQGWVFKPMPGGTEVTLTVNGKVRFKWVRVPVERILHNMVATTLLELQRTVDAQGAQLMEDMGRELAEKQKADQKAAKAARRKG; encoded by the coding sequence ATGTCGGAGTCCATTCATATCAAGCAGACCATCGTGGTCAGGTCCCGTCCGGACGTGCTCTACCGCCTGGCGCTGGAACCCAGGCGACGCGTGAAGTGGGACCCGAACCTCGTGAAGGCCGAGTACGAGGGCGAGGGTGGCCGCCTGACGAACAACGCCCTGGTGCGCTTTAAGTTTGCCAGGCGGCTCCTGGGTCTGAGTTTCTCCGCGCGGTACGGACAGCTGCAGGCGCCCCAGCGCGGCGGCTGGGAGAGCGTGCGGCACGTGGGGCCGCTGGAGAAGCTCACGCAGGGCTGGGTGTTCAAACCCATGCCCGGCGGCACGGAGGTGACCCTCACCGTGAACGGCAAGGTCCGCTTCAAGTGGGTCAGGGTGCCGGTGGAGCGGATCCTGCACAACATGGTGGCCACCACCCTGCTGGAGCTTCAGCGCACCGTGGACGCCCAGGGCGCCCAGCTGATGGAGGACATGGGACGCGAACTGGCCGAGAAGCAGAAAGCGGATCAGAAGGCCGCGAAGGCCGCCCGCCGCAAAGGGTAG
- a CDS encoding PIG-L deacetylase family protein produces MRVMAVFAHPDDEIGCIGTLAAHAARGDEVMLVWTTLGELASQFGDKSHEEVTRVRREHGAWVARRIGAQHHFFDMGDSRMTGGRDEALQLARLYARFRPNAVITWSDDHPHPDHRMTAKIAFDAVTLARIPKIINEQGDEVAMPPAPDLSGDTAIESGEDVRRLDAWREPVRFYQYYAPASPYPEVFVNTTDTLDVAAEVMAYYHAFYGWQWSAEQYRAARVDLGRLAGVGAAERFNLRAAHLRARDYLD; encoded by the coding sequence ATGCGAGTCATGGCGGTATTTGCGCACCCTGACGATGAGATCGGGTGCATCGGGACGCTCGCGGCGCACGCCGCGCGCGGTGATGAGGTCATGCTGGTCTGGACGACCCTGGGTGAACTGGCGAGCCAGTTTGGCGACAAGAGCCACGAGGAGGTCACCCGGGTGCGCCGCGAGCACGGCGCCTGGGTGGCCCGCAGAATCGGCGCGCAGCATCACTTCTTCGACATGGGTGACAGCCGCATGACCGGCGGGCGCGACGAGGCGCTGCAACTGGCGCGGCTGTACGCCCGGTTCCGCCCGAACGCCGTGATCACCTGGAGTGACGATCATCCCCACCCGGATCACCGCATGACCGCCAAGATCGCGTTTGATGCGGTGACCCTGGCGCGCATTCCGAAAATCATCAACGAGCAGGGCGACGAGGTGGCCATGCCGCCCGCCCCGGACCTCAGCGGCGACACGGCCATCGAAAGCGGCGAGGACGTGCGGCGCCTGGACGCCTGGCGGGAGCCCGTGCGGTTCTACCAGTATTACGCGCCGGCCAGTCCGTACCCGGAAGTGTTCGTGAACACCACGGACACGCTCGACGTTGCGGCCGAAGTGATGGCCTACTACCACGCGTTCTACGGGTGGCAGTGGTCGGCCGAGCAGTACCGGGCTGCCCGCGTCGATCTGGGCCGGCTGGCCGGGGTGGGAGCCGCCGAGCGGTTCAACCTGCGCGCGGCGCACCTGCGGGCGCGCGATTACCTCGACTGA
- a CDS encoding DUF4870 domain-containing protein has translation MIRPPLTIPEPDRTSAIITHLSPLAGFLIPTLGNLLGPLVAWLAFRDRSRALDDQGKEALNFQLSFWLYGLIVGVVAFVLFSLGLLGGAVGAAAGAPDVGAFAFLGSFASFFLFFLPVMLLLGLVPFIFMIVAVVRVSAGETYRYPLTIRFLK, from the coding sequence ATGATCCGCCCGCCCCTGACCATTCCCGAGCCGGACCGTACGTCCGCAATCATCACGCACCTGTCTCCGCTGGCGGGCTTTCTGATTCCGACGCTGGGCAACCTCCTCGGCCCGCTCGTGGCGTGGCTGGCCTTCCGGGACCGCAGCCGCGCCCTGGATGACCAGGGAAAGGAAGCCCTGAACTTCCAGCTGAGTTTCTGGCTGTACGGGCTGATCGTGGGCGTCGTGGCGTTCGTGCTGTTCAGCCTGGGGCTGCTGGGCGGCGCGGTCGGGGCGGCGGCCGGCGCACCCGACGTGGGGGCGTTTGCGTTCCTGGGCTCCTTCGCGTCATTCTTCCTGTTCTTCCTGCCGGTGATGCTGCTTCTCGGTCTGGTGCCGTTCATTTTCATGATCGTGGCCGTGGTGCGGGTCAGTGCCGGTGAAACGTACCGCTACCCGCTCACGATTCGTTTCCTGAAGTAA
- the rnhA gene encoding ribonuclease HI yields the protein MSRPHRPQSAAQKAQAAARDRLPIKAGIQPDLPVTGENVELYSDGACDTQAGHGGWATILNYKGQELVLSGNEENTTNNRMELRGLLEGLRVLKRPCQVRVVTDSQYLRKAFTDGWILKWQRNGWKTAGGDPVKNQDLWEDLITQARTHALTFVWVKGHAGHGENERVDELAVQERKKLQQK from the coding sequence GTGAGCCGCCCGCACCGTCCTCAGAGCGCCGCGCAGAAGGCGCAGGCGGCGGCGCGCGACCGCCTGCCCATCAAGGCGGGCATCCAGCCGGACCTCCCGGTGACCGGGGAGAACGTGGAACTGTACAGCGACGGCGCCTGCGACACGCAGGCCGGGCACGGCGGCTGGGCGACCATCCTGAATTACAAAGGTCAGGAACTGGTTCTCAGCGGCAACGAGGAGAACACCACCAACAACCGCATGGAACTGCGCGGCCTGCTCGAGGGTCTGCGGGTCCTCAAGCGGCCCTGCCAGGTCCGGGTCGTGACGGACAGCCAGTACCTGCGCAAAGCCTTCACGGACGGCTGGATCCTGAAGTGGCAGCGCAACGGCTGGAAAACGGCCGGCGGAGACCCCGTGAAGAACCAGGACCTGTGGGAGGACCTGATCACGCAGGCCAGAACGCACGCCCTGACGTTCGTGTGGGTCAAAGGACACGCCGGGCACGGCGAGAACGAACGCGTGGACGAACTCGCCGTGCAGGAACGCAAGAAACTCCAGCAGAAGTGA
- a CDS encoding HD domain-containing protein: MDALLAACGREVIREHVPRATGETRRLARQFGGSETAAAQATLLHDLGGVVPRNRMVPLCESLGVRVLPEERQVPLLLHAQLSAVLARERYGVTDGTVVQAIRCHTTLHVSPTALDLVVFLADKLAWDQGGVPPYRAALLDALRGGLAAGAAWMLRWMASPEARLLIPHPDLRAAWAAFGISPPG, encoded by the coding sequence GTGGACGCCCTGCTGGCCGCGTGCGGGCGCGAAGTGATCCGTGAACATGTGCCCCGTGCGACGGGAGAGACGCGTCGGCTGGCCCGGCAGTTCGGGGGATCGGAGACAGCCGCGGCGCAGGCGACGCTCCTGCACGACCTGGGGGGCGTGGTGCCGCGCAACCGGATGGTGCCGCTGTGCGAATCGCTGGGTGTGCGCGTCCTGCCTGAGGAACGCCAGGTGCCGCTCCTGCTGCACGCGCAACTGAGTGCCGTGCTGGCCCGGGAGCGCTACGGCGTCACGGACGGGACGGTCGTGCAGGCCATCCGGTGCCACACGACCCTGCACGTCAGCCCGACCGCTCTGGATCTGGTGGTGTTCCTGGCGGACAAGCTGGCGTGGGACCAGGGAGGCGTTCCGCCCTACCGCGCGGCGCTGCTGGACGCCCTGCGCGGCGGGCTGGCGGCAGGCGCGGCGTGGATGCTGCGCTGGATGGCGTCCCCGGAGGCGCGGCTTCTGATACCGCATCCGGATCTCCGGGCGGCCTGGGCGGCGTTCGGCATCAGCCCGCCGGGGTGA
- a CDS encoding GNAT family N-acetyltransferase gives MLRLHDTPTPETDALLSRAMFPDPARVQAALRRYRADPEWQLHTWVVNGTPVSAAGLTVQGGVGTVLHIGTHPGLAGQGYARALLRGLLQALNLHALTASTDDTAADFYRRSGFHVDEIPSPWERRRYRCTLTLDR, from the coding sequence ATGCTCCGCCTGCACGACACGCCCACGCCTGAAACGGACGCCCTGCTGAGCCGCGCCATGTTCCCCGACCCGGCCCGCGTGCAGGCCGCCCTGCGCCGTTACCGCGCCGACCCGGAGTGGCAGCTGCACACCTGGGTGGTGAACGGCACGCCCGTCAGTGCCGCCGGACTGACCGTGCAGGGCGGCGTGGGCACCGTGCTGCACATCGGCACTCACCCCGGTCTCGCCGGGCAGGGGTACGCGCGCGCGCTCCTGCGCGGCCTGCTCCAGGCCCTGAACCTGCACGCCCTGACCGCCAGCACCGACGACACTGCCGCTGACTTCTACCGCCGCAGCGGCTTCCATGTCGATGAGATCCCCAGCCCCTGGGAACGCCGCCGTTACCGCTGCACGCTCACGCTGGACCGCTGA